In Eleginops maclovinus isolate JMC-PN-2008 ecotype Puerto Natales chromosome 10, JC_Emac_rtc_rv5, whole genome shotgun sequence, the following proteins share a genomic window:
- the psmd11b gene encoding 26S proteasome non-ATPase regulatory subunit 11B, translating to MAAAAVVEFQRAQSLISTDRNASIDILHSIVRRDVQENDEEAVRVKEQSILELGTLLAKTGQAAELGGLLKFVRPFLISISKAKAARLVRSLLDLFLDMEAATGQEVELCLECIEWAKTEKRTFLRQALEARLISLYFDTKRYQEALALGTQLLLELKKMDDKALLVEVQLLESKTYHALSNLPKARAALTSARTTANGIYCPPKLQAALDMQSGIIHAAEEKDWKTAYSYFFEAFEGYDSIDSPRAITALKYMLLCKIVLQAPEEVPALISGKLGLRYTGRQTDALKSVAQACKNRSLADFEKALTEYRAELRDDPIITTHLATLYDNLLEQNLIRVIEPFSRVQIEHISGLIKLSKGDVERKLSQMILDKKFHGILDQGEGVLIIFEEPPVDKTYEAALETIQNMSKVVDSLYNKAKKLT from the exons ATGGCGGCTGCAGCAGTGGTTGAGTTTCAGAGAGCTCAGTCTCTCATTAGCACGGACCGCAACGCCTCTATCGACATTCTCCACTCAATAG TGAGGAGAGATGTCCAGGAGAACGATGAGGAAGCTGTCAGGGTTAAAGAACAGAGCATCCTGGAGCTGGGGACACTTTTGGCCAAGACGGGACAGGCTGCCG AACTAGGTGGTCTGCTGAAATTTGTGAGGCCTTTTCTGATTTCCATCAGCAAGGCGAAGGCGGCCCGGCTGGTCCGCTCTCTGCTGGATCTCTTTCTGGACATGGAGGCAGCAACAGGACAGGAGGTGGAGCTGTGTCTTGAGTGCATTGAATGGGCCAAGACAGAGAAGAGAACCTTCCTACGACAGGCTCTGGAG GCTCGACTGATCTCACTCTATTTTGACACCAAAAGATACCAGGAGGCCTTGGCACTTG GAACCCAGTTGCTCCTGGAGCTGAAGAAGATGGATGACAAAGCTCTCCTGGTGGAGGTCCAGCTGCTGGAGAGCAAGACGTACCACGCTCTCAGTAATCTGCCCAAGGCCCGCGCTGCCCTCACCTCAGCCAGGACCACCGCCAACGGCATCTACTGTCCCCCGAAGCTCCAGGCAGCTCTGGACATGCAGTCAG GGATCATCCACGCAGCCGAGGAGAAGGACTGGAAGACGGCTTACTCCTACTTCTTTGAGGCCTTTGAGGGCTATGACTCCATCGACAGCCCCAGAGCCATCACAGCACTCAAATACATGCTTCTGTGCAAAATTGTCCTCCAAGC CCCAGAGGAGGTTCCAGCTCTGATCAGTGGTAAACTGGGCCTGCGGTATACCGGCCGACAG ACAGATGCACTGAAGAGTGTGGCCCAGGCATGCAAGAACAGATCATTAGCAGACTTCGAAAAG GCCCTGACAGAGTACAGAGCAGAGCTGAGGGACGACCCCATCATCACCACTCACCTGGCCACGCTGTACGACAACCTGCTGGAACAAAACCTCATCCGAGTCATCGAACCCTTTTCCAGAGTACAG ATAGAGCACATATCGGGTCTTATCAAACTGTCTAAG GGGGATGTGGAGAGGAAATTATCGCAGATGATTCTGGACAAAAAGTTTCACG GAATCCTTGACCAAGGCGAAGGTGTCTTGATCATTTTCGAAGAGCCCCCGGTGGACAAAACATACGAAGCAGCATTGGAAACAATTCAGAACATGAGCAAAGTTGTGGATTCACTTTACAACAAAGCCAAGAAGTTGACATAG
- the cdk5r1b gene encoding cyclin-dependent kinase 5 activator 1b yields MGTVLSLSPSYRKAALFEDGPATVGHYTAVQNSKNAKDKNLKRHSLINVLPWKRIVAVSAKKKGSKKVQPNGNYQNNVTQLNNENLKKSQSCANLSTFAQDQTTPALTKASNNTVSSVKKAPLTNSNVAPGTPKRVIVQASTSELLRCLGEFLCRRCYRLKHLSPTDPVLWLRSVDRSLLLQGWQDQGFITPANVVFVYMLCRDVVSSEVATEHELQAVLLTCLYLSYSYMGNEISYPLKPFLVESSKETFWDRCLSIINLMSAKMLQINSDPHYFTQVFADLKNESQKEEERSRLLIGLDR; encoded by the coding sequence ATGGGAACCGTGCTGTCTTTGTCCCCTAGCTATCGAAAGGCGGCCCTCTTTGAGGATGGACCAGCCACTGTGGGCCACTACACGGCTGTCCAGAACAGCAAGAACGCCAAAGACAAGAACCTGAAGCGCCACTCGCTCATCAACGTGCTCCCATGGAAGCGCATCGTGGCGGTGTCGGCCAAGAAGAAAGGCTCCAAGAAGGTGCAGCCTAACGGGAACTACCAGAACAACGTCACCCAGCTCAACAACGAGAACCTGAAGAAGTCCCAGTCATGCGCCAACCTGTCCACCTTTGCCCAGGATCAGACCACTCCAGCTCTCACCAAGGCCTCCAACAACACAGTATCCTCTGTGAAGAAGGCTCCTCTCACCAACTCCAATGTGGCCCCCGGGACTCCCAAGAGAGTGATTGTCCAGGCTTCCACCAGCGAGCTTCTGCGCTGCCTCGGGGAGTTCCTGTGCCGGCGTTGTTATCGGCTGAAACACCTGTCCCCCACTGATCCGGTGCTTTGGCTGCGCAGCGTGGACCGCTCTCTGCTGCTACAGGGCTGGCAAGACCAGGGCTTCATCACCCCCGCCAACGTGGTCTTCGTCTACATGCTGTGCCGGGACGTGGTCTCCTCCGAGGTGGCCACGGAGCACGAGCTGCAGGCCGTGCTGCTCACCTGCCTCTACCTGTCCTACTCCTACATGGGCAACGAGATCTCCTACCCTCTCAAGCCCTTCCTGGTGGAGAGCTCCAAGGAGACGTTCTGGGACCGCTGCCTGTCCATCATCAACCTGATGAGCGCCAAGATGCTGCAAATCAACTCTGACCCGCACTACTTCACTCAGGTGTTCGCCGACCTGAAGAACGAGAgccagaaggaggaggagagaagtcGCCTGCTCATTGGCCTGGACCGGTGA